The Oreochromis aureus strain Israel breed Guangdong linkage group 15, ZZ_aureus, whole genome shotgun sequence genome contains the following window.
GCCAGTTATTATTGCTACAAAAATGTATACTCTGTATGTGCCTAATGCATTTCTTCATGAGTCACAAAAAACATACAATATGGTCCCATAAATTCACTGTAATCGGGCCATGAAGCAGAAAACGACAGAAGATAAAAACATAAGGCGCGAAtcacttttctttcctttagtGATAAGCAGCTGGTAGCTGGTGACTATGATCCTTCACATTCAACTTTCAACACCTTGATAAAGTATCTAATAAAGTGCCCTAATGCTTAATGGGCACATTGTCTACCATACAGTATTTATCACAATACATAACTATATCTGGAATGCTACTCAATGTTAAAGGCTTCTATTATTCAGTATAATGCAGTGCTTTAGTGAAAATACAGTAATGCTTAAATACTTGAACAGCTTGGGGGCGACTGGCAATTTACTTTGTGAACTCTGTAAACATCTCCCAGACGAGTTCATGCTGTCAGTCACCGTTTTCTAGTCTTTTGAAATAAACATGATGCTCACTTTGTAAAACATGATCCCCATGAGAGTCATAAGGGAGATGAAGCAGGGTAATACTTAAGCATGTGGGTACCCTGTAAGTAAACTCGGTTTCTCAGAGAGATCCATCCCTCGTTGTCATGTCCAGTTTGAAAACACCAAGACGGTGGCAGCAAAAGTCCCTCATAATCTAAATTTTACTAAACAATTTACGGGACTTTTCCCTCTTAGCACCACAACAGTGTTGTTTTTTGGCAACTAGAACAACCTAAAGACAAAATGCATctgcaaacatgaaaacataatactGGCAGAAAGTaacttcaataaaaaaaaattctcttttCAGGAAAGTTGTGCTTggatgtaaaacacacaaaattctgtcttttttttcatttaggaGTTTTAAAAGCACCTTTATACTAAAAaccaaatgaataaataaataagaaaacgTTTCAGTGCATTATAATAAATACTTTTGCATAAGGTTTACACATTTAGTGTATGACTTGTTAAGTTCATATTTTGAAGTAAAGCTTTGAAAGAAACTTAATTTGGACTTGTTCCAAATTTGATGCATGAACTTGTTGTGCGCCATAATGTTTGCTCTGTCGACTTCGTTATGAAATATAAATTcttttgctaattttttttttaaccaaagttGAAGTTTCATTCTCGATGGGCTCCACAGCGCTCTTAGTGGTAAATAGTGCATAGAAATCTCTTAAAAATCCCACCTCAGCTTTTAACTgtcattttaagttttagatgtTTGGAATAAATTTGAGGGTCTTTCTAATTTAGACATGCTGAGATGTTGATGTCATTTCATATTGGGGTGGAAGCTAAGGATCCATTGCATCTTTGGTACCTAATATAGAGAATACCAACCACCAGAATGATCCCTGCAATAACTGACAGTGACACAATGAGACCAAGATGGTTTCTTCCTGTAGCTGCGCCACTGCTGACTTCATTCCTGCTTCCTTCATCTGtcgagaaaaaaaaatgcattggtGTGAATTGTCAGCAGTCAGGGAGGTGAAAACTCTTTTAAAGTGTCATCATTTGACATGAGCACAAACTCACCTGACTGACTGGCATTCAGGTTTATGATGCTGAGGACTACACGGCCCATCCCTGAGGTTCTCTGGAAGGCTatacactcgtatgttccaatGTCAGCAGTCGTCATGTTCATCAGTATCATTGAGAGATTTCCATTCTGCATGTGGGTATTGGTCAGGTTTACCCGGCCCATATAAGACGGATCCTGGCCATCTGGATCAAGTTGGTCATCACGATAGTGCAGCACGTATTCTTCCAGACCACATCTGGACCACTGCATGGCGAGGACTTCCATATTTTCAGGAGCATTACATGGCAGAATGACCTGCTGGCCAAGTGAAGACATGATGTTTTTGTAGTCTGAAGGAGAAAGGAAACAAGACAGAGgtttaagaataaaaatatacatcAGATATGCATGTACTAAACAAGAAGTACTCCAAGAGCGCAAACCTCCACCAAGGCAGCTCACTGTCTAgccagtatttacttttaagggaatAGTATGATATTTTTCATATATGaatgttgttttcttcttttaaaacatactttaagaagtttgtagtgcagtaaaagTTGATTATATCAATCGATACATATCATAATATCGCACAGCCATAGCAGGGAATgagtgagagaagaagagaggtgTGAGGAACATGAGGGTGAAGGAAGAAATGACTTTATAACCTATTAATAAAGTCAGTTATAACTAATCTTGTTCTCAGTTACAGCAGTCTAATGTAACCGAAGATTTAACAGTAGTTTACAAACTTTTCAACAACACCTACTTACCCAGAGCGTCAACTATCGGAGTGAGCGCCAAAAAAAGCCATATGCAGATTTGAAGACACATCCTGAAGAAACAATAAAGACAAAGGGATAAATCCTTTAAATCACAAAGTGTTTCCTGGGTAAAGTTATTTGCTAGAAAAGCTGGTTTATTCTGCCACAAAAGAACCTTCAAACTAACAGTTTTGAAAACTTTCAGACATATGACAACTCTAATACTAAGTCTATCACAATAAATAACTTACTTCGAGAGGTTTTTGCACGATCTTTGTGGTGACAGAATTAAACCGCCTGTGAAAatcatcttcttcctcttgAGTGGTTATTGGCAGCTGAAGTGTGGAAATGGAGCATGGGCACAAGTGTCAGACTGCAggaaataagagaaaaaacggtttcatgtaaaataataaaaatacccGCGGTTTTCAGgagacaaaacaatgaaaaatcagAGTGTCTTCCAAATGAGTAAAACAGCTGATTTGTccgttttctattttttttggCAGTAGTACAATGTTAAACTCCTTCTTCTTGGCTACTTGTTTGGTTTGTAATTAAAGACTCAGACCTGTCCTCAGATGTTATACCCGTTAACAGTGAAGGGAGGGAAGCAGGAAGTTTAAATGATGGAGCTCACATTACTCTGTGCTTCATACCAGCTCATCCCAAACTCATTAAATTTGATAGATTTGGCAAGTAAAGTCTGCTGTGATGCCGAGTGAATGTCCATAATGCCAAAATCAGCAGGCAACACATCACAAAATGACATTCAAGAAAACGCTCAGCATCTGTACACAGTTCCTAATATAATGACACTGGTGAGTCACAGTAAGCCACTCGTAGTGATTTAAGCAGTGATTACTGCCAGTCTTTGATAAATGATCTGTGCTACAAACTCTCCGGCTCgtcaacacaaacactgctcGGTGCAGTCAGTTACAAACCTGTCACAGTCTGACTTTAAACGAGGCTACGAACTGCGTCACACAGAAAGGACAGAGCCACTGTCACAGCACATTAATACGCGGCGTGTACTCTTTGATTTACACAGCACATAATGAGTGCACGTTTTCTTTGTACAGTTGCGGAAATCGACACCGCTTAATATAAGTTAGCATCTTGGCTCGCTTCAGCCGGTCAGGTCAGGCGAGCTAACGTGTCTTAGTGTCGCTGGCACAGTCAGCTGTTACCGGTGTTAGAAAAATACTACCCAAAGGCAGGATTCCTGCCCTCATACGGGCTCTGTTTAAGCTAAAACTAGCAGACTACGCAACTGGCTGCTAGAACTTACTACTCTTCAGTGCAGATCCAAGATCCCGGAGTCCTTCAATAAATACAGGAGAAGAACCGGCCACACAGACCACCTCCAACGCGAGTAAAGACACTCCGGGCTCAGGTTGCATCACCGAGTTGGTTTCACCCATtgactgttttctacagtcCCCTTTCATAGGAGGGACGTGGACGCGGCCATAGGGACGTGATGATTGGTCAGTGGAGTACGCGCGCTCTTTGGGCTCGTACGTCATTGGCTCGTACTCAACCATACGTGTTGGTGacgttttctacagtcattggtgaTTAGCAAAGCAGCTGGAGTGCGATATTAACATGTGTGTCGTAGCCCAAGAAGAGAGATTTCTTCTTTTCCACTCCTGCCCGCCCAAAATCAACATGTTTTGGAATGTTGTATAGATGCTTTCCTGTATCACTGATGTCTCAGTGCTCTTGCTATATTCCTTAGGTTTAAGTTCAGCTTTGCCTAATGGTATCTGTAAATTAAATGATTGTGATTTCACTGACTGTTTTGGCAATATGTGCAAATCCTcatttccttccacatatacaGGAACCCAAAAATCCAACATTTACATCCCCATTTCATAATCTTTGCAAACTTTGATATATTTCCTATATAATATCTAATCTATGTGATTTACCAGATCTAACCCATCAGTGTTTATAAACTATCCGATGacttctgctgctttttgtatGTGTCCAGAGAATGCATGGCAAACACCCAAGCAGGGACTGTCAGACAACACTTTGTATTATATAAGCCTAGATGTTCACTCTTTATATATGAAACACAACACCCAGCAATGAATGGAATTTGCATGCATTCACATTCATTTACTCTATTGGAGCTGCAGCCACTAGAAAACAGATCAGTCTGCAGGCTAATTATCAGCAACAATATcactcaataaaaataaaagttcacTTTGATCTGTTGACAAGCTGCAGTGATTTCCTTTGTCTACTTTATGAAGCTTCGGGACAGAATCAGACCTGAACGTTGACTAACATTTAATGTTCAAATGTATCAAAGGCTTCAGAGCTCGAACgagcagctgtgaaataaaTATAACTCAAGATAATATTCTTTTGTGCTTTGATGATCTTTATTTCCTATGATTAATGATTGCATGCAGGATTATACTCTTGTCTTTATATTCTTTATAGAGGTCTCTCCCATTCATCTGATAATGTCTCTGATTTATCAGAAAGGGATAACAGAGAAAGCTGATAACCACCTTCATGATACTAGTCATCTCTGGCGGGGTTTTAGGTTTATATATTGATAGGCACTCATAGTATGCCACTCTGGTGGTGCAGGAGTTGTCACAGAGGTCTCTTGCACCCATGTTAGTTTTACCAATGTACAGCCTAACTTGACAAAAATACTGGGATTTAAAGTCCTTTTTACTACTCTTAGCCTGGCATACTTTGCTATAGTGTGGCAACAatataaagagaaaaacagctgagtaAGTTTGCAGTTGACAAATGCTGACAATGATGGCCTTAAATATTAATCATTTGGCAGgagccaaaaactgcagtttctctTATTGCCCGTGAGTCAATCCCCATAGACCCCCATGTTAAAATGACCAAATTTGTGGCagaataaacacatttacaggctattacaaaacatttttttttcagaaaaattcATCACATCAAACAGCTCAAAGaatgaccccccccccaaaaaaaaaaacaaaacaagacctACAGCTCAGACTCTGCAGActtcagttagcatgttaaatgttaaaggcCATGAtggttcaattaaaaaaaagaatggaaCAAGTATGACTTGGTTGGACTGGTTAACAGCAGAAAACATCAGAAAGCCACGTCTctttaaaacaagcataacagcACAGTTTGCAAAGTTGCTTCTGAACAAACCTCAGGACCTCTGGAACAATGTGCTTTGGACAGACGAGACCAAAGTGGAAACGTTTGGCTGCAATACACACCATCACAGCATTGCAGCACAAACATCTCCTGCCAGCTGccagcacggtggtggagggctgGTGAtttgggcaccttgcagtcactgagatGACCATGAACATCTCTGCACACCAAAGTATTCTACAGTCAAATATGAGGCCATCTGCCTGACAGCTAGAGCTTGACCAAAACAGGTCATGacacaggacaatgatccaaagcacagcagcaaatctccaTAAAAAGAGCTTAAAGACAATCAAAGTGCTGCAGCgatccagtcaaagtccagacctcaacccgaCTGAAACATGGGTTACAGGTTTCTTCAATGTTTGTTGAGTTTTGATCTCTTTTATgggtttacttttttcttttgtttctttgtgtttgtctccCTCTCTGGGAActtcagagagctgtgcataaatgaatgtctGCAAATCTCAATGAAATGAAGCAAAGCTGCAAAGAATGGGCCAAAACCCCAAaccaaatgttttgttgttcatctgaggttgttTTTACCTAATTTTAACACCTGCTGATGACCATCTTTTTAGTATGTGTggaaacatacaaacaaaatcTTTCGTTTTTCTCTTATAGGAAACATAACAGTTAATATTCAAAGAAGAGGAAACTACATCAGGTCCTCACTGAGGTGGGCGTAGAGCTTTGCTTGCGTCACTCTGAGGCGAACATGCAGCAGAATGGCAGAAACATTTCTACTGTGGTTCTTCTGTGAGTGCGCTTCTGATGTAAAGTACTTCATCTGTCTTATTGTGTGTGAAACTTTAAATGAACCTGAGTGTCCTGTCTCTTTAGATCTGACCTCACTGCTGTGCCACACAACAAATCAAGGTTAGTACTTATTTTGTTGTAGCTAAAGAGGCACATGTCTATCAAAATATGAAGTATTTACAGTTAGACTTTTTCTAAGCATCTACAAAAGCGTAGAGGCATTTAAATATGTGTCAGAGAGGGTAACACCGGGCGAACCATTCTTCAGAGCTCTAAATTGTGCTTCTTCAGTCTGAGAGCCACATCACAATCATACTTACTGCTAACTCAAAAGTCGCAGTCATTTCCTTTTTAAGCACCAATGTGTTCCACAATATTgttaattattgttattattattagctgaAACTGGCGTCAGAACAATAATCATAATTTATGACCCGCTGAAAGCTCGACCGTTTGATGATTTAGTCAAACTTCAAAAACACGAAAGATCCAGTATTATATGGTTAAATGTCACTCACAGTGATCATCACTGGATATGTGCTGTAAGAGGTGTTGCTCATGTAACAATATTCTGTTCAAGCACCTTTCAGGTCACAGGTGACATTTCCTGTAATAGCGAGTTTGTTCATGTGAAGCTGGCTATCTCTCATCATACCAAACATCCTGTGCTAACCATGCGCCCTTTGTGCTGTGCATCTTACAGCAAATATGAAAATGATTGCATAAAcatgataataaaaataaaattccacAACAGATTCATCATTTTACATGTAGATATGGAAACTGAAAGGCATCAATCTGGCCTATTATGTTTCTATTATACAATAATTGTGTTCAAAAGaattaaaatattatattattatgatttacactgcaaaaaaaaggtgatttaatttttttttcaattatttttcCTAACAGTGCAAAAGtgctgagtgttttcacccATCATCTCTGTGCTTGCAATGTTCTAGTTTATCCTGTTTTTTAACTGGGCATAAGTTACAAACTGAACTTTATCTTGTGTTCAATAAGCCTCTAAAATAGCAACTGAAACCATAacctcatcaggaaagtgtttagtGAAATCATAGAGGGCGGAGGGCCAATGTCCCCCAGACCTCTATACTACCAAAGTCACAGTCGCCCTCTGCTAGacgttagaaaaaaaaagcagatgctGTCTCTCACTCTTCCCCACAGCTCGACTGACTGTGAGccccagcagctctcagctgTTTGAAGGTGACTttttgtctctgagctgtgaggggGAGGACGGCCCTGCTGGATGGACTGTGAGGAGGAACACGTCCAAACGACAGAGGAGTcggtgtggagatgggtggggaaaaCAAGTTGGTTCTTCATGTGCCATCACCTACATCTTCAGAAGGGACAGTGgtgtttactggtgtgagtgcAGAGAGGGAATAACCAGTAACACTGTCAACATCACTGTGACTGGTAAGAAGATTGTGTGTAGTTAGTGTTGGTGAAGCTGTGTGTCagtggatgaaatgctgtagtttgtgtctgtgttgaggtggcccagtgatcctgcagagtcctgtgcttcctgtgatggagggagagacCATCACACTGCTCTGTAAAGCAAAGTCCACACCTTcaaacctcccagctgctttctataaagatggctccttCATCGGGACTGAGTcgacaggtcacatgaccattcCTCGTGTTTCCatgtctgatgaaggcctctacaaatGTCACATTAGTcatcatggagagtctccacccagctggatcactgtcacaggtaaTTTTCAGTATGATCAacatttatttcaaattttTTCACCCAAAGTCCTGTCTTGTTTTTTCAAACCAGGTGTGACACCTGGAAGGTGAAACCACAGACTGCACACTAATTGGCTAAAGACTTCTGATTTATTCAGTTTAATGTGAAACTACCCAATAAAGTATTTGGGAAGGTGCTGAGTTTCCCATAGACTTCTACTACACCATCcagaggtttttttttgcaACCACGAGAGTTGCCCCCTGGTGGCCACTGGAAAGACTGCAGATTAAAGGCACTTCTGCGtcagcttcacttttcagacgaGACCAGAAAGCTGTGTTCTGTGTCTTTTATACCATCTATGATTTCATCCATGATTCACTCAAAAGGTGCCTTTCTCTATACCTAACCCCGCTCACTATATCAACCATGTTTCTTACCTCAGTTCTACTTTCTATCTTAGCCCCACTGACTACGCTGATCCCATCCACTGCTCAGCCTACAGATTCAGCTCCGCCCCCTGTCTTTGCTCACCTGCCACTTGTAGCGACCCTGGTCTTCCACCTGATGGTGTTCTGTTGATATTTTATCTCCACCGTCCTTATGTTGTTGTTACATCGACAAAGACCCTCAGGTAACATTCACTGTCAAATACTCAGCTGATCATTGTATCtgttgtgcttttcttttttctgtcttataGATACTGttcatatataaaataaaataaaaatcacaagaGAGTAGAAATTTTTATTGAAAATAGCCAGGGGTCATGTACAGGTAAGCAGTCAGCATGATGGACACACCACGTGAAGGCAGACAAGAGGCAAAAAAATAAGGAAGAGGCAATACACAAGGGAATAAGGAAAAATCAGAAGAAATCTGAACCATGACACATTTCATTTCTGCTTCAGTATGCAGCTGCACATGTGCCTTCCtcatatgtttatttttactacttcaAATTGaaattttttgtcatttatttccttatttatttTGGCAGTTTTGGTCCTCCatacaaaaaacataaactttaaaaaaaataaattttcagCTCTctatgatgtcagtgagagtgGATATCCCTAATATGATGATCTCAGGATCAACACTTTCTATAAGCTCCACCAGCCAACTGTTCAAATCTTCTGTTTATGAGCGGcatccaatcagaagaaagctgccttaaacaaagaggaaaagaaatatatataccgattttttctttttcgcaACGCAAACACTGCACATTATGATTGTGACTTGTTAATAGCTCCCTGTTCATACTTTCTTTCTAATGCAGTTTGACTGGCCTCCATTGTAGGTGGGCAGCCAGCTAACAGTAGAGAATACTGGGTAGTCATTTCAGCTTAAGCATGTTTGAAAGAAAAATGCCCCACATTAGGACAGAGTTTTGTAGGATTGCTGCTTTTCTTAATTAGAGTTCTGCTAATTAGAAAACAATGCGTAATAACCTTTAATATGTGTGtttaatatatgtgtgtgtgagtttgtgatATGTATCATTACAGAATAAACCGACTGTGTTAAAACCCTTGTTGGCTGTTGTATGTCTTGAATCCACTGTCCCACGAATTTTAGTCcttcattatttattcattttgaagatcttacttcttttgtttttctttcttaaattcTGATTCTTTTTATGTAAATGTTTGCAAAAGTTTGGTTTCTGGGTTTGCAAATCATTTTATGTCATAGCTGTAATGGACTGTCTGCAGCAGGCAggattggacccaaacgcagactCTTAGACAGGACTTTAACACATAAACTCAGGTTTATtgctcaaacaaaacaaagaacagaacacAGCTGGTATGAAGGAGAACAAGTCACTGAACAGAGGGAAAcagagggcttaaatacacaacaCAATGACGAGGCAACATAAAACACATGAGGAACACAGCTGAGATAAATTAGACACAACGAGAccagggaagcaaaactaaacacactgaacaaggaaagcaaaactttcacaataaaacaggaaacaacagaATGCAGAACTGACACATGAGCTTGGCAGAGGAGTGGAGGAAAGGCAGACGAGAGAGGTAGTGAGGGAGcaggggagagagaggggacaAGAGAGACATGATgggctggggaaacatggaTAAACATGATGGGTGAGGGGGAACATAGAATGACACACAGGGAAGGGAACATGGGAACAGAAGAGGGAACCAAGACATGAAGACTCACACAAACATATatgagcacagacacacaaagaaaaagagacaaaggGCACAAGAGGGAGCCTAAACGTACAAGAAGCAAACAGAATAAACTCAGGGTTACAAAAGGAACCTTAAATAATAAACCATAATACTAACTAACAGCAAAACACAGGAACTCAAAAACACTGgatcaaaatgacccagaaccatgacaacaGTAGCATGTGTTTTGTAAAAATATCATGGAGTAACTGAAACCAGTCAAAATCACTGTGGTTTACTGGACAGAGCTCTTTAACatacagcaaaaagaaaagtgcaGTGTGGGTTTTCTGCTCTGATTCATGTGTACAATAAACATCAATACATCACATTTTATACTGCAGCTACCTTTTCTATTACATAGctcatatatatacacactgtAATATTTGAGTAATATgtgcaaacaaaagcaaacctttagtttattattaaaaaacactaaaaggaataaaaaaacatgatgtgtcaaaataatatttctttctcctcaagtcatttttatttttctgagaatcatgaaaataacataaataaaatgttatagcTCCCAAAGGAGCCCTGAAGTTCAAGCAAAGCACTAACAATGCCAACGCTGCGGCTTTGACTCCTGCGAGAATATCTGCAGTCACGTTGGTGGAAACCTGGCAAGCAGTTCTCAGAGATATTTACCTCTGAAACCGCAGCATTATCCTGACCAGAAgccaagaaaaaataaacaccgTCGTACTCAGAGATCTATTTTAGAACTCACTGAGGAGCGAGCTTTTTCAAAGAAACAGAGTTCACACTTTCCGAGACATGTCTGAACATATGACATCGCTTTCCACAAGAGCTTCAACGTGACACAAAAAATGTGCTCCTTTACATGTTCAGCCTGGTGAAGTCCCTGATTTTTCACTTTTAGGTGTAGAGAAATGGCCCAGTGGCATCTGTAGGGTAGAGTGAATGGTGAAGAAAACAGCATCATAGTAAAGGACATGGCTAATGCCTGGAGGTGGTCTGCACTTTGAGTGCATCCACCTTAAAGTTAAACACACACTAAGTATCCGGGCTTTGTGTTTGGCAACACTAGTGAAATCTTTACAGCCTGATCTTATGTTCTcaccttttctcattttt
Protein-coding sequences here:
- the LOC116329579 gene encoding CD276 antigen homolog; translation: MIFTGGLILSPQRSCKNLSKMCLQICIWLFLALTPIVDALDYKNIMSSLGQQVILPCNAPENMEVLAMQWSRCGLEEYVLHYRDDQLDPDGQDPSYMGRVNLTNTHMQNGNLSMILMNMTTADIGTYECIAFQRTSGMGRVVLSIINLNASQSDEGSRNEVSSGAATGRNHLGLIVSLSVIAGIILVVGILYIRYQRCNGSLASTPI
- the LOC116329524 gene encoding low affinity immunoglobulin gamma Fc region receptor II-like, producing the protein MAETFLLWFFYLTSLLCHTTNQARLTVSPSSSQLFEGDFLSLSCEGEDGPAGWTVRRNTSKRQRSRCGDGWGKQVGSSCAITYIFRRDSGVYWCECREGITSNTVNITVTGGPVILQSPVLPVMEGETITLLCKAKSTPSNLPAAFYKDGSFIGTESTGHMTIPRVSMSDEGLYKCHISHHGESPPSWITVTGVTPGR